In Streptomyces longhuiensis, the following proteins share a genomic window:
- a CDS encoding ABC transporter substrate-binding protein translates to MRTTARTSRRAMTFAVVATLATGLLAGCATDDDSGSDGGSSGGAGNKGGTTVTIGTFGVFGYKQAGLYDEYMKLHPGVTIKENVTTRTDVYWPKTLTRLQAGSGTDDIQAIEVGNITEAVQTQADKFVDLGKEVDKSQWLDWKNAQATTKDGKLIGLGTDVGPMAICYRKDLFEKAGLETDRTKLAAQWKGNWNKYVDLGKQYMKKAPNGTKYVDSASSVYNAALGGEKERYYDKDGSVIWDKSTGVKKSWNAAMEVATSNMSAKLKQFDKPWDQGFANGTFATVACPAWMLGYIQEKSGDAGKGKWDVAAAPTAANWGGSFIGVPTASKHQKEAIALAKWLTAPAQQAKVFAKQASFPSTPSAYADLKPQAATTTFFSDAPLTQIFSDSAKTIPVQVFGIKDQPIGTAITDTGILQVEQKGKSPAQGWDAATKEVKDVLDQ, encoded by the coding sequence ATGCGCACGACTGCCCGCACGTCCCGTCGAGCGATGACCTTCGCGGTCGTTGCCACCCTGGCCACAGGGTTGCTCGCCGGATGCGCGACCGATGACGACTCAGGATCCGACGGCGGTTCGAGCGGGGGTGCCGGCAACAAGGGCGGCACCACGGTCACGATCGGCACGTTCGGCGTCTTCGGCTACAAGCAGGCCGGGCTCTACGACGAGTACATGAAGCTGCACCCGGGCGTGACGATCAAGGAGAACGTCACCACCCGCACCGACGTCTACTGGCCGAAGACGCTCACCCGGCTGCAGGCCGGATCCGGCACGGACGACATCCAGGCGATCGAGGTCGGCAACATCACCGAGGCCGTCCAGACGCAGGCCGACAAGTTCGTCGACCTCGGCAAGGAGGTCGACAAGTCACAGTGGCTGGACTGGAAGAACGCCCAGGCCACCACCAAGGACGGCAAGCTCATCGGGCTCGGCACGGACGTCGGCCCGATGGCGATCTGCTACCGCAAGGACCTGTTCGAGAAGGCCGGTCTGGAGACCGACCGCACCAAGCTCGCCGCGCAGTGGAAGGGCAACTGGAACAAGTACGTCGACCTCGGCAAGCAGTACATGAAGAAGGCGCCGAACGGCACCAAGTACGTGGACTCCGCGTCCTCCGTCTACAACGCGGCGCTCGGCGGCGAGAAGGAGCGGTACTACGACAAGGACGGCAGCGTCATCTGGGACAAGTCCACGGGGGTGAAGAAGTCCTGGAACGCCGCCATGGAGGTGGCGACCAGCAACATGTCGGCCAAGCTGAAGCAGTTCGACAAGCCGTGGGACCAGGGCTTCGCCAACGGCACCTTCGCCACGGTGGCCTGCCCCGCGTGGATGCTCGGCTACATCCAGGAGAAGTCCGGTGACGCTGGCAAGGGCAAGTGGGACGTGGCGGCCGCGCCGACCGCGGCCAACTGGGGCGGCTCGTTCATCGGTGTGCCGACGGCGAGCAAGCACCAGAAGGAGGCCATCGCCCTGGCGAAGTGGCTGACCGCGCCCGCGCAGCAGGCGAAGGTGTTCGCCAAGCAGGCCAGCTTCCCGTCGACACCTTCGGCGTACGCCGACCTGAAGCCGCAGGCCGCGACGACCACCTTCTTCTCCGACGCGCCCCTGACACAGATCTTCTCCGACTCGGCGAAGACCATCCCGGTCCAGGTCTTCGGCATCAAGGACCAGCCGATCGGCACCGCGATCACCGACACCGGCATCCTCCAGGTCGAGCAGAAGGGCAAGTCGCCCGCGCAGGGCTGGGACGCGGCCACCAAGGAAGTCAAGGACGTGCTCGACCAGTGA
- a CDS encoding carbohydrate ABC transporter permease — MTSSDEALAQSATSADTAPGSQEPGAARGAQGRGTAPTGAGTWRSRLYRWDMKASPYAFISPFFIIFGAFSLVPLLYTAWYSLHHVQLSNLDGQTWAGLDNYTNLFQSDFFWNALKNTFTIGVISTVPQLIAAIWLAHMLNYRLRGSTVWRVVMLTPYATSVAAATLVFVLLFSPDTGMINWALDLIGIDPVNWRESDWGSQAAVSSIVIWRWTGYNALIYLAAMQAIPADLYESAALDGANRWQQFRHVTIPMLRPTILFTVVVSTIGATQLFGEPLLFGGVSGTKGGSEHQYQTLGLYMYDQGWIVGNLGKASAIAWSMFLILLIVAAINLLITRRLRKTQ, encoded by the coding sequence GTGACCAGCTCCGACGAGGCTCTCGCGCAGTCCGCGACGAGCGCCGACACCGCGCCCGGCTCCCAGGAGCCGGGCGCGGCCCGGGGCGCTCAGGGGCGCGGTACGGCGCCGACGGGCGCCGGCACCTGGCGCAGCCGGCTGTACCGCTGGGACATGAAGGCGTCCCCGTACGCGTTCATCTCCCCCTTCTTCATCATCTTCGGCGCCTTCTCACTGGTGCCGCTGCTCTACACCGCCTGGTACTCCCTGCACCACGTACAGCTGTCGAACCTGGACGGCCAGACCTGGGCGGGTCTGGACAACTACACGAACCTCTTCCAGTCGGACTTCTTCTGGAACGCGCTGAAGAACACGTTCACCATCGGCGTGATCTCGACCGTGCCGCAGCTGATCGCGGCGATCTGGCTCGCGCACATGCTCAACTACCGGCTGCGCGGCTCCACCGTGTGGCGCGTCGTCATGCTCACCCCGTACGCCACCTCGGTGGCGGCGGCGACGCTCGTCTTCGTGCTGCTCTTCTCGCCCGACACCGGCATGATCAACTGGGCGCTCGACCTGATCGGCATCGACCCGGTCAACTGGCGTGAATCCGACTGGGGCTCGCAGGCAGCGGTCTCCTCGATCGTGATCTGGCGATGGACCGGATACAACGCGCTGATCTATCTGGCGGCGATGCAGGCCATCCCGGCCGACCTGTACGAGTCGGCGGCCCTGGACGGCGCGAACCGCTGGCAGCAGTTCCGGCACGTGACCATTCCGATGCTGCGTCCGACGATCCTGTTCACGGTGGTCGTCTCCACGATCGGCGCGACCCAACTCTTCGGCGAGCCCCTGCTGTTCGGCGGTGTCAGCGGCACCAAGGGCGGGTCCGAGCACCAGTACCAGACGCTCGGCCTGTACATGTACGACCAGGGCTGGATCGTCGGCAACCTCGGCAAGGCGTCCGCGATCGCCTGGTCGATGTTCCTGATCCTGCTCATCGTGGCCGCGATCAACCTGCTGATCACCCGACGGCTGAGGAAAACCCAATGA
- a CDS encoding carbohydrate ABC transporter permease encodes MTTITDATPPQVAESDAEPPRRRRILGAGKQMHAGPVTYLVLTLFAVISLAPLLWTTIAASRTNTRLAQTPPPFWFGGNLFKNLETAWNQAGMGTAMWNTILVAATITVGTVLFSTLAGFAFAKLKFRFSSTLLLMTIGTMMIPPQLAVVPLYLWMTDLGWANHLQTVILPTLVSAFGTFFMRQYLVQALPTELIEAARVDGASSLRVVWHVVFPAARPAMAVLGLLTFVMAWNDFLWPIIALNGENPTVQVALNQLGTGYIPDDSVIMAGALLGTLPLLIAFLLFGKQIVGGIMQGAVKG; translated from the coding sequence ATGACCACCATCACCGACGCGACACCTCCTCAGGTCGCCGAGAGCGACGCCGAACCGCCGCGTCGGCGGCGGATCCTGGGCGCGGGCAAGCAAATGCACGCGGGTCCGGTCACGTACCTCGTGCTGACCCTGTTCGCCGTGATCTCGCTCGCCCCGCTGCTGTGGACGACGATCGCGGCCTCACGCACCAACACCCGCCTCGCGCAGACACCACCCCCCTTCTGGTTCGGCGGAAACCTGTTCAAGAACCTGGAGACCGCCTGGAACCAGGCCGGCATGGGCACCGCGATGTGGAACACCATCCTCGTGGCGGCGACCATCACCGTCGGCACGGTGCTGTTCTCCACGCTCGCCGGTTTCGCCTTCGCCAAACTGAAGTTCCGTTTCTCCAGCACGCTGCTCCTGATGACCATCGGCACGATGATGATTCCGCCCCAACTGGCCGTGGTTCCGCTCTACTTGTGGATGACGGATCTGGGCTGGGCGAACCATCTGCAGACGGTCATCCTGCCGACCCTGGTCAGCGCCTTCGGCACGTTCTTCATGCGCCAGTACCTGGTCCAGGCGCTGCCCACCGAACTGATCGAGGCCGCCCGGGTCGACGGGGCGAGCAGTCTGCGGGTCGTCTGGCACGTGGTCTTCCCGGCCGCGCGCCCGGCGATGGCGGTGCTCGGACTGCTGACGTTCGTGATGGCGTGGAACGACTTCCTGTGGCCGATCATCGCGCTCAACGGAGAGAACCCCACGGTCCAGGTGGCCCTCAACCAACTGGGCACCGGCTACATCCCCGACGACTCGGTGATCATGGCCGGAGCCCTGCTCGGCACGCTGCCGCTGCTGATCGCGTTCCTGCTGTTCGGCAAGCAGATCGTCGGCGGCATCATGCAGGGCGCCGTAAAGGGCTGA